The Streptomyces sp. NBC_01275 genome has a segment encoding these proteins:
- the thiE gene encoding thiamine phosphate synthase, whose protein sequence is MPDTSMSATARAARLGDARLYLCTDARTRQGDLPEFLDAVLAGGVDIVQLRDKGMEAAEELEHLKVFADACARHGKLLAVNDRADVAHAAGADVLHLGQGDLPVPAARAILGDDVLIGRSTHAGAEAEAAAVQDGVDYFCTGPCWPTPTKPGRHAPGLDLVRRTASLGADRPWFAIGGIDLGNLDEVLEAGARRVVVVRALTEADDPRAAATEFAKRLRSV, encoded by the coding sequence CTGCCTGACACGTCCATGTCCGCCACCGCCCGCGCCGCCCGCCTCGGCGACGCCCGGCTCTACCTCTGCACGGACGCCCGCACCCGCCAGGGCGACCTGCCGGAGTTCCTCGACGCGGTACTCGCCGGCGGCGTCGACATCGTGCAGCTGCGGGACAAGGGCATGGAGGCGGCCGAGGAGCTGGAGCACCTGAAGGTGTTCGCCGACGCGTGCGCCCGGCACGGCAAGCTCCTCGCGGTCAACGACCGCGCGGACGTCGCCCACGCGGCCGGCGCCGACGTCCTCCACCTCGGCCAGGGCGACCTGCCGGTCCCCGCGGCCCGCGCGATCCTCGGCGACGACGTCCTCATAGGGCGCTCCACGCACGCCGGGGCGGAAGCGGAGGCCGCCGCCGTCCAGGACGGCGTCGACTACTTCTGCACCGGCCCGTGCTGGCCCACCCCCACCAAGCCCGGCCGTCACGCCCCCGGTCTCGACCTGGTCCGCCGCACCGCGTCCCTCGGCGCCGACCGCCCCTGGTTCGCCATCGGAGGCATCGACCTCGGCAACCTCGACGAGGTGCTGGAGGCGGGCGCCCGCCGCGTGGTCGTGGTCCGGGCGCTCACCGAGGCGGACGACCCGCGCGCCGCGGCGACGGAGTTCGCGAAGCGACTGCGGAGCGTGTGA
- a CDS encoding Rv2175c family DNA-binding protein, giving the protein MTEIDAKIDALVPAWLTLPDIAEMLDVEVTRVRQLVKEGQLIAVRRGENRALHVPAAFIDEDKVVKGLVGTLTLLRDDGFSDEEMLEWLFTADPSLPGTPAQALSENRGTEVKRRAQALAV; this is encoded by the coding sequence GTGACCGAGATTGACGCAAAGATCGATGCTCTCGTCCCTGCCTGGCTCACCCTGCCCGATATCGCCGAAATGCTCGATGTCGAGGTGACGCGCGTCCGGCAGCTGGTCAAGGAGGGCCAGCTCATCGCCGTACGACGTGGTGAGAACCGCGCGCTGCACGTCCCCGCCGCCTTCATCGACGAGGACAAGGTCGTCAAGGGCCTGGTCGGGACCCTGACGCTCCTGCGGGACGACGGCTTTTCGGACGAAGAGATGCTGGAGTGGCTCTTCACCGCCGACCCGAGCCTGCCCGGCACCCCCGCGCAGGCTCTGAGCGAGAATCGCGGCACGGAGGTGAAGCGCCGCGCCCAGGCGCTCGCCGTCTGA
- a CDS encoding NAD(P)/FAD-dependent oxidoreductase, translating into MAGVQTAVALREQGFEQGFDAAVTLIGAEPHQPYDRPPLSKAVLLGKAEGSAFDVDFESLGIELQLGREVLGVRPADHELDTETGPVPYDVLVLATGAEPIRLPGSEGVPGVHLLRTLDDAERLRPVLARQHDVVVVGAGWIGAEFATAAREAGCAVTVVEAADRPLAGALPAEVAAPMAAWYADSGIALHTHTRVERVEPGAVVLDDGTRLPAGAVVVGIGARPATAWLAGSGIELGVHGEVVADSCLRTSVPDVYAVGDCASFPSGRYGERLLVHHWDNALQGPRTVAANILGAVTGEPPAVYDPVPYFWSEQFGRFVQYAGHHSAADTTRWRGDPAGPAWTVCWLREGRLVALLAVGRPRDLAQGRRLIESGAAMNPELLADPARPLKAATA; encoded by the coding sequence ATGGCCGGGGTGCAGACCGCGGTCGCCCTGCGCGAGCAGGGCTTCGAGCAGGGCTTCGACGCGGCGGTGACGCTGATCGGCGCCGAGCCCCACCAGCCCTACGACCGGCCCCCGCTGTCCAAGGCCGTCCTGCTCGGCAAGGCCGAGGGCTCCGCCTTCGACGTCGACTTCGAGAGCCTCGGCATCGAGCTGCAGCTCGGCCGCGAGGTCCTCGGCGTGCGCCCCGCCGACCATGAGCTGGACACCGAGACCGGACCCGTCCCGTACGACGTCCTCGTCCTCGCCACCGGCGCCGAACCGATCCGGCTGCCCGGCTCCGAGGGCGTGCCCGGCGTGCATCTGCTGCGCACCCTGGACGACGCCGAACGGCTGCGGCCCGTGCTCGCCCGGCAGCACGACGTCGTGGTCGTCGGCGCCGGCTGGATCGGCGCGGAGTTCGCCACCGCCGCCCGCGAGGCAGGCTGCGCGGTCACCGTCGTCGAGGCCGCCGACCGGCCGTTGGCCGGGGCGCTGCCCGCCGAGGTCGCCGCCCCGATGGCCGCCTGGTACGCCGACAGCGGCATCGCCCTGCACACCCACACGCGCGTGGAGCGCGTCGAGCCCGGCGCGGTCGTCCTCGACGACGGCACGCGGCTGCCCGCCGGAGCCGTCGTGGTCGGCATCGGCGCCCGCCCCGCCACCGCCTGGCTGGCCGGTTCCGGCATCGAGCTCGGCGTGCACGGCGAGGTCGTGGCCGACTCCTGTCTGCGCACCTCCGTGCCGGACGTGTACGCGGTCGGCGACTGCGCCTCCTTCCCTTCAGGAAGGTACGGCGAGCGGCTTCTCGTCCACCACTGGGACAACGCCCTCCAGGGCCCGCGCACCGTCGCGGCGAACATCCTCGGCGCGGTCACCGGCGAGCCCCCCGCGGTCTACGACCCGGTCCCGTACTTCTGGTCCGAGCAGTTCGGCCGCTTCGTCCAGTACGCCGGCCACCACTCCGCCGCCGACACCACCCGGTGGCGCGGCGACCCCGCCGGCCCCGCCTGGACGGTCTGCTGGCTGCGCGAGGGCAGGCTGGTCGCCCTGCTCGCGGTGGGCCGCCCCCGGGACCTGGCCCAGGGCCGCCGACTGATCGAGTCGGGAGCCGCGATGAACCCCGAGCTCCTGGCGGATCCGGCCAGGCCGCTGAAGGCGGCGACGGCGTAA
- the thiO gene encoding glycine oxidase ThiO — protein MGGGIIGLVTAWRAAQRGFATAVVDPKPGGGAARTAAGMLAAVTELHHGEQTLLGLNLASARRYPDFAAELTDLTGHDLGYRRCGTLAVALDSDDRAHLRELHTLQRQSGLESEWLSGRECRRLEPLLAPGVRGGLRVDGDHQIDPRRLAGALVAACERAGVVFHRAWAERLSLAGERATGVVTRDGTTLAAGQVVLAAGSLSGRLEGVPPDVLPPVRPVKGQVLRLTVPPRYAPFLSRTVRAVVRGSQVYLVPRENGELVVGATSEELGWDTTVTAGGVYGLLRDAHELVPGITELPLTETRAGLRPGSPDNAPLLGPTGLDGLLLATGHYRNGVLLTPVTGDALAHALATGELPDEARPFTPRRFAAAALSEQPA, from the coding sequence GTGGGGGGCGGGATCATCGGGCTCGTCACGGCGTGGCGGGCCGCGCAGCGCGGGTTCGCCACGGCCGTGGTGGACCCGAAGCCGGGCGGCGGGGCCGCGCGGACGGCGGCCGGGATGCTGGCCGCCGTCACCGAACTGCACCACGGCGAGCAGACCCTGCTCGGCCTCAACCTGGCCTCGGCCCGCCGCTACCCGGACTTCGCGGCCGAGCTCACCGATCTGACCGGTCATGACCTCGGCTACCGCCGGTGCGGCACGCTCGCGGTCGCGCTGGACTCCGACGACCGCGCCCATCTGCGGGAACTGCACACCCTGCAACGGCAGTCGGGCCTGGAGTCGGAGTGGCTGTCCGGTCGGGAGTGCCGACGGCTCGAGCCGCTGCTCGCACCGGGGGTGCGGGGCGGGCTGCGCGTGGACGGCGATCACCAGATCGACCCGCGACGGCTGGCCGGCGCGCTGGTGGCCGCGTGCGAGCGGGCGGGCGTGGTCTTCCACCGTGCCTGGGCCGAGCGGCTGTCCCTGGCGGGCGAGCGGGCCACGGGGGTCGTGACCCGGGACGGCACGACGCTGGCGGCGGGGCAGGTGGTCCTCGCGGCCGGCAGTCTCAGCGGGCGGCTGGAGGGCGTCCCGCCGGACGTGCTGCCGCCGGTGCGCCCGGTGAAGGGGCAGGTGCTGCGGCTGACCGTGCCGCCGCGGTACGCGCCGTTCCTGAGCCGCACCGTCCGGGCGGTCGTGCGCGGCAGCCAGGTCTACCTGGTGCCGCGCGAGAACGGCGAGCTGGTCGTGGGCGCGACCAGCGAGGAACTGGGCTGGGACACGACGGTGACGGCGGGGGGCGTGTACGGCCTGCTGCGCGACGCCCACGAACTGGTCCCCGGGATCACCGAGCTGCCGCTCACGGAGACCCGCGCGGGGCTGCGCCCCGGGTCCCCGGACAACGCGCCGCTGCTCGGGCCGACCGGTCTCGACGGACTGCTGCTGGCCACCGGGCACTACCGCAACGGCGTGCTGCTCACGCCGGTCACGGGCGACGCCCTCGCGCACGCCCTGGCCACCGGTGAGCTCCCGGACGAGGCCCGCCCCTTCACCCCCCGGCGCTTCGCCGCCGCCGCACTCTCGGAGCAGCCCGCATGA
- the thiS gene encoding sulfur carrier protein ThiS, with the protein MNVSVNGERREIAPGTALDSVVRSLTPAPSGVAAALNETVVPRAQWSATALSEGDRVEVLTAVQGG; encoded by the coding sequence ATGAACGTCTCCGTCAACGGCGAGCGACGGGAGATCGCTCCCGGCACGGCCCTCGACAGCGTCGTACGGTCCCTGACGCCCGCGCCCTCCGGAGTGGCCGCCGCGCTCAACGAGACCGTCGTCCCGCGCGCGCAGTGGTCCGCCACGGCCCTCTCGGAGGGCGACCGCGTGGAAGTCCTGACCGCTGTGCAGGGGGGTTGA
- a CDS encoding thiazole synthase, protein MADDPFLLGGTSFASRLIMGTGGAPSLEVLERALVASGTELTTVAMRRVDPSVHGSVLSVLERLGIRVLPNTAGCFTAGEAVLTARLAREALGTDLVKLEVIADERTLLPDPIELLEAAETLVDDGFTVLPYTNDDPVLARKLQDVGCAAIMPLGSPIGSGLGIRNPHNFQLIVEHARVPVILDAGAGTASDVALAMELGCTGVMLASAVTRAQDPERMASAMRAGVEAGRLARLAGRIPRRYFAEASSPAEGLPTLDPERPAF, encoded by the coding sequence ATGGCCGACGATCCCTTCCTCCTCGGCGGTACGTCCTTCGCGTCCCGTCTGATCATGGGTACGGGCGGTGCGCCCAGCCTGGAGGTGCTGGAGCGGGCACTGGTCGCGTCCGGGACCGAGCTGACGACGGTCGCGATGCGGCGGGTGGACCCTTCCGTGCACGGCTCGGTGCTGTCGGTGCTGGAGCGGCTGGGCATCCGGGTGCTGCCGAACACGGCGGGGTGCTTCACCGCCGGGGAGGCCGTGCTGACGGCCCGGCTGGCGCGGGAGGCGCTGGGGACGGACCTGGTGAAGCTGGAGGTCATCGCCGACGAGCGGACGCTGCTGCCGGATCCGATCGAGTTGCTGGAGGCGGCGGAGACGCTGGTGGACGACGGGTTCACGGTGCTGCCGTACACGAACGACGATCCGGTGCTGGCGCGGAAGCTTCAGGACGTGGGATGCGCGGCGATCATGCCGCTGGGCTCGCCGATCGGCTCCGGCCTGGGCATCCGCAACCCGCACAACTTCCAGCTGATCGTCGAGCACGCGCGCGTGCCGGTGATTCTGGACGCGGGGGCCGGTACGGCGTCGGACGTGGCGTTGGCGATGGAGCTGGGCTGTACGGGGGTGATGCTGGCGTCGGCGGTGACGCGGGCGCAGGATCCCGAGCGGATGGCGTCGGCCATGCGGGCCGGCGTCGAAGCGGGACGGCTGGCCCGCCTGGCGGGCCGGATCCCCCGCCGTTACTTCGCCGAGGCGTCGTCCCCCGCGGAGGGCCTGCCGACGCTGGACCCGGAGCGCCCCGCCTTCTGA